Proteins from one bacterium genomic window:
- a CDS encoding SET domain-containing protein-lysine N-methyltransferase, translating into MQNGHRNGNKPSDPPFVIRKSRIHGWGAYATRRIRKGQRIIEYIGQRISHEEAEERYDEDAMENPTTYLFTVDEKVVIDATRWGNRAKYINHSCDPNCESVNEDGRIFVEALKNIQPGAELTYDYHLECDGPYGKQWRKRYACKCGARICRGTLLTPPRKKNNGNGNGNGKRRGKAPKRSRR; encoded by the coding sequence ATGCAGAACGGACATCGAAACGGCAACAAGCCCAGCGATCCCCCCTTTGTCATCCGCAAGTCGCGCATCCATGGCTGGGGCGCCTACGCCACCCGGCGCATCCGCAAGGGTCAGCGCATCATCGAGTACATCGGCCAGCGCATCTCGCACGAAGAGGCGGAGGAGCGCTACGATGAAGATGCGATGGAGAACCCCACGACCTATCTGTTCACGGTCGACGAAAAGGTGGTCATCGACGCCACCCGCTGGGGCAACCGCGCCAAGTACATCAATCACTCCTGCGATCCCAATTGCGAGTCGGTCAACGAGGATGGTCGTATCTTCGTGGAGGCGCTGAAGAACATCCAGCCGGGCGCGGAACTGACCTATGATTACCATCTGGAGTGCGATGGCCCCTACGGCAAGCAGTGGCGCAAGCGGTACGCGTGCAAATGCGGCGCGCGCATCTGCCGCGGCACGCTGCTGACGCCGCCGCGCAAGAAGAACAACGGCAACGGCAACGGAAATGGGAAGCGTCGGGGGAAGGCGCCAAAGAGATCACGGCGTTAG